From a region of the Daphnia pulicaria isolate SC F1-1A chromosome 1, SC_F0-13Bv2, whole genome shotgun sequence genome:
- the LOC124345202 gene encoding uncharacterized protein LOC124345202, with protein sequence MGWYFEMILGILVISCTSNVWANNPECDLAECGLLRERLEKLETVVRGLISIVANKKTEEELTEILALSASLDSFKNSTVRPVEVDQKQNQNAILHLRGAVKCSLANQLDINRSENDGINPSGKIEATLGENNLLQIEWTPRSIDCIKFSSGVWIRVYDSSQKQPSTGENYLAIPQKCLKKRANATFSIALPSSASKLSGKTCHFELKEFLIQCRVYTIEVVPNYQSLKGKAIFTEIVIPPANDNSTKSLESLISVGSNSSLFTLKWKDNSGCTHQLTSLYLKIFPDGMENAGNATMSLQIPRNCLKQPPEETNVFSLSLPENQTYCPVEWVPLDPCRKYKIEIKSEYSNTWTRASSLWETFTEERVFTQLYPQKNQYACPSGYFYCDDDCKPYGWICDGAHDCRSVNDEQHCHKNEDCEFRCGRQCIPYSNVCDRVYDCFDGSDENDCDFPNQEENCRQMTNYSGHFTSQMCHRNVQFISKKIVLVSVPTNHTIWLSFNSYRNERNQPLKIYDGPYLTSPLLLSHNNGSTKPLSIRSSSNNLYVEFPEVDCSRKFSINIDYTSMDMVPVKLEQFFPGCGGYIYDEGVVFSPNNLSDIDNVTECIWFVEAGKNDYVIFLKRNRNYNVTDNDKQEHLMTVYDGWNSTGQVLYDGKVSSSNHSTSEILYSISQKMMIRFTRPTLSANSSISYWNVATIKVRQENLVGSSGTIESPNYPASYPNSHDYRWNIVTEPGTKVRLLFAFFKTQEKFDFVSVYDGSAVDSQLLLAKSGLPKTPFTVISSSNELLVRFTSDDDVTFPGFLAVYSTV encoded by the exons ATGGGATGGTATTTTGAGATGATTTTAGGGATCCTTGTGATCAGCTGCACCAGTAATGTTTGGGCGAATAATCCGGAATGCGACTTAGCAGAGTGTGGGCTACTGCGGGAACGCCTGGAAAAATTAGAGACGGTCGTGCGAGGTTTAATTTCCATCGtcgcaaataagaaaacagaGGAAGAATTGACTGAAATTCTGGCACTGTCTGCTTCGCTTGATTCGTTCAAGAACTCGACTGTCCGACCCG tTGAAGTCGAtcagaaacaaaaccaaaatgccATACTCCATTTGAGGGGAGCAGTCAAATGTTCCTTGGCCAACCAACTAGACATCAATCGATCGG AAAATGATGGAATAAATCCGTCTGGGAAAATCGAAGCTACGTTAGGCGAGAACAACTTGCTCCAAATCGAGTGGACCCCACGTTCAATTGATTGCATCAAATTCAGTTCTGGAGTTTGGATTCGGGTTTACGATTCGAGCCAGAAGCAGCCGTCTACGGGAGAAAACTATTTGGCTATTCCccagaaatgtttaaaaaaaagggcaaacGCCACATTCTCCATCGCCCTTCCCTCGTCTGCGTCGAAATTAAGCGGGAAAACTTGCCATTTCGAACTGAAAGAATTTCTCATTCAGTGTCGGGTTTATACAATCGAAGTTGTGCCAAATTATCAATCGCTCAAAGGCAAAGCAATATTTACCGAAATCGTTATCCCACCTGCA AACGATAACTCGACAAAAAGCTTGGAATCGTTAATAAGTGTTGGATCCAATTCTAGCTTATTTACTCTAAAATGGAAAGATAATTCTGGGTGTACACATCAGCTGACTTCGCTCTATTTAAAGATATTTCCA GACGGTATGGAAAACGCTGGTAATGCGACCATGTCGCTACAGATTCCACGAAATTGTCTCAAACAACCGCCAGAGGAAACCAACGTATTCTCGCTGTCACTTCCAGAAAATCAAACTTATTGTCCTGTTGAATGGGTGCCGTTGGACCCATGCCGAAAATACAAAATCGAAATTAAATCAGAGTACTCCAACACCTGGACCAGAGCATCGTCTCTATGGGAGACTTTCACGGAAGAGCGAG TATTCACCCAGTTATATCcgcaaaaaaatcaatatgcTTGTCCGAGCGGTTATTTCTACTGCGATGACGATTGCAAACCATATGGTTGGATTTGTGATGGAGCTCATGACTGTAGATCGGTAAATGATGAACAGCATTGTCATAAGAATGAA GATTGCGAATTCCGATGTGGTCGCCAGTGCATCCCCTATTCCAATGTATGCGATAGAGTGTACGATTGTTTTGACGGTTCCGACGAAAATGACTGTG ATTTTCCCAATCAGGAAGAGAATTGTAGACAGATGACAAACTATTCTGGGCATTTTACTTCGCAAATGTGTCATCGTAATGTCCAATTTATCtccaaaaaaattgtcttggtATCGGTGCCAACCAATCACACAATTTGGCTCAGTTTTAACAGCTATAGAAACGAAAGAAACCAACCGTTAAAG ATTTATGACGGGCCTTACTTGACGAGTCCTTTACTTTTGTCTCATAATAACGGATCTACAAAACCTCTGTCTATCCGATCATCTTCTAATAATTTGTACGTAGAGTTCCCAGAAGTTGATTGTTCTAGAAAGTTTTCGATTAATATCGATTATACAAGT ATGGACATGGTGCCCGTGAAACTGGAGCAGTTCTTTCCAG GATGCGGAGGCTACATCTACGATGAAGGTGTCGTTTTCTCGCCAAATAATCTTTCTGACATCGACAACGTCACCGAATGCATCTGGTTTGTGGAAGCTGGCAAAAACGATTAtgtaatctttttaaaaagaaaccgcAATTATAATGTCACTGACAATGATAAACAAGAACACCTTATGACA GTATATGACGGTTGGAACTCGACAGGGCAGGTGTTGTACGACGGAAAAGTTTCATCTTCTAACCATTCGACTAGTGAAATCTTGTATTCGATTAGTCAGAAAATGATGATCAGATTTACGCGGCCGACACTATCAGCAAACAGTAGTATATCCTACTGGAATGTCGCCACT ATAAAGGTGCGCCAAGAGAATCTTGTGGGATCCTCAGGGACAATTGAGAGTCCCAACTATCCAGCATCATACCCGAACTCGCACGATTACCGCTGGAACATCGTTACTGAACCGGGCACAAAAGTTCGACTTTTATTTGCCTTCTTTAAAACCCAAGAGAAATTCGACTTTGTCTCT GTGTACGACGGGTCTGCAGTGGATTCCCAGCTGCTTCTTGCGAAATCTGGTTTGCCCAAAACGCCTTTCACCGTCATCTCCTCGTCGAATGAATTACTCGTCAGATTTACATCGGACGATGACGTCACATTTCCAGGATTTCTGGCGGTGTACTCAAcagtttaa